TGTGTCTGGAACATCCTGTTTATTGGTCGGCAGTGACATCTACTGTCACATTTGAGAACTGCATCCACAGCCACATGACCTCCTGTGAAGACCTCAGGGCAAACTGGGGAAACCTGCCCTTCTTGGAAGGTGATGCTAGGGGGGATGAGCAACACCTTTCTTGGAGGTTTGAATTCTTCAGGGCCCCTCCAGCATCTTGGTCTTCCTAATTCCTCCCTTGATCCCCCAGCCCTAAGGGTAGTAGCTTCTTGCAGTGTTTACCTCCGTGTTAATCTGGATTCTCTCTGTCTTCGGAGTTCTCTAATGCCTGGTTACCAATTCTTTATATCAAGTTCTCTCCGTTAAAATAATTGCGGTGGGGTCCATCCCATGGATATACATGGAGGTCTGTGTGACAATGTATAATCTTACTATTTGCAGTTATTACAAAACTGTCCTAGAAGACATGAATGCTTGTTAAAAGAAATCTTTTAAGTTTCCTAGACTTCAAAGACCGTTGCTATGCCCTGTGAAACATCGCCTATATCCTTTAATAGTTTGCAATTTGAATTGGTTACTTACTTAACATTTTGTTGCCCTGGTGATACAATTATGTTCACTTGTTATTGTGAGGTTACTTTGTTATTAACCATGATGAGGATTACTAGCACATACTTTTACTCCATATGTATAACACAACAATGTAGTACAACCAATAACTCTTGGTTCTCTATTCAAAGTGTTTGGAATCTTTATTCTATTTAAAACACTGAtgacatttgccaatttttgagtGTTCTTCATGTTACTGATTTgtaggagctctttatatattgcAGATTTAGTCTCTTACTGGTTATGTATGCTGCACCTGAGGAGTAGCAGCACTGCCGAGGACACTGAGTGTCTTGTCTGTGCAGAGCTTCACATGAAGCTGGAGAGAAGGGACTGGGGCACGAGGGAAAGATAAAATGGGGCAAGTAAGTAACAGAATGAATCCTTGTTGCTAATCTCCTGGCCCCCATCCCAGACCCTTCAGGGGATCCTGGCGATTCGAAGCAGCATAGCCTGATAGGCCTCTGGTGAGGGTGTTGGGAGGGTTTTCTTGGCCGCCTGTTCCAGGATGCTCAAGATGATGCTGTGGGCCTCCTGGCATAGCTCAGCACCCAGGAAAGCCTCCACTCGTCCACGCCATGCTGCCAGTCGTGGCCGTCCCTCAAATAGTTCATAGCCGAGAGCCACCGGCTGTAGGGACAAGGATGAAAAAGTTGTGGGCATACAACTTTCCCAGTTGTCACTGCCGACCCGAATGCTGGAACCATGGGCAGAAGTATCAGAGACATGGTCCATTCCCCAGCCCCTAAGTGAATGGACCACAGTGGCCCAGGCAGTATGTTCAGCCTTAGAGCCCAAGAGCAGCCAGGGTGAGACCCCACACCcaggcaggaggcagaagttCAGGGTTCTGGCCCCAGATCATCCAGAGACTTGCTCTATGATTCTGGGCAAAGTTCTGGCTTtctccaggcctcagtgtgtCTGTCTGCCTCATGGGTGTGACACGAAGAGGGACACTGCCCACAGGCTGAGCTCACACCTGCATCAGCTCCTCCAGAGCCATGAGATCAGCCAGTGTCACCTGCTGGCCAGCAAGGAAGGGCATGTCCCCCAGGAACTTGTCCTCCAGCCATTGCAGGGCCTGGTCTATGGCAGTCCTGTTGCGTTCCACCTTCTCCTTGGGCACCTGGACCCCAATGAGTGGCCCCAACACCTGATGGGGGCAGAGAGAGGGTCAGTCTATGGCCCCGGCCTACTGCCAACTACTCTCTGATGGCCAATCACTCTCCAGATGGCTCTCCTCACCTGGACCCACAGAGGTATACCAAAGGTGCCACGGATGCAGTCGGCATGCCAGCCCAGGTACTCATGAACACGGGCACGAGCCTGCAGGTCAGATGGATACCAGTGGTCCGGCGTCTGGTACTTACAGCTCAGGTAAATCAGGATGGCCGAGCTGGGAACAAATGGGCAGTGGCTATAAGGACACTGGCACCAGGCATTTACCCCTAGCTGCTCCCATCCGCCAGTGGGGTCCAGGGGCTTCTCTGCATTTGAAGGACTGCCCTCCAGCCTCGCCCTCCATCTCCAGCTCCCCAACACCACCCCCTCCTCCTACGAGTCTCCTCCTGTCTTTGTTGCCTTGGGCACCGACTCTTGGCTGGACCTTCTGCTTTGCACTTTGAGACCCTCATCTCTGTGATATGCCAGCAGCCGCCCTGTGAGGTAGAGACTCCTGTTAGCCTTTTAGCACAAGAGAAAACTCAAGGTCAGAACGGTCAAGTGACTTGTCTGAGGCGGTGCAGCTCAGAATAGGCTCCCTGGACCCCTGGAACCCTGCATGGGGCTGGCACACAGTGGATGCTCCGTGGAGTCCCTTGCATGTCCACGCACTTGGGTCAGGGATCACGAGAGGAGGAATGTCTTTGGCCCTCGTCTGACAGGCCCCCAGCCATCACTTCTGCAGCCACCTGACCTCTTGTCCTTTTCCTGCCCAGCAGCTGGACCTCACCATGAGCTGTGCCCTTGGGCCATGGCATTGGCCTCTAGGCCCAGCCTAGGCAGATTGGGGTAGTCTGCGACAAGTCACTAGAGGCTCTTTTCAGCTGGCATTTGTTGAACCTACTCTGCGCAACAGTGGGAAA
Above is a genomic segment from Pan troglodytes isolate AG18354 chromosome 23, NHGRI_mPanTro3-v2.0_pri, whole genome shotgun sequence containing:
- the GSTT2B gene encoding glutathione S-transferase theta-2B isoform X2, whose translation is MGLELFLDLVSQPSRAVYIFAKKNGIPLELRTVDLIKGQHKSKEFLQINSLGKLPTLKDGDFILTESSAILIYLSCKYQTPDHWYPSDLQARARVHEYLGWHADCIRGTFGIPLWVQVLGPLIGVQVPKEKVERNRTAIDQALQWLEDKFLGDMPFLAGQQVTLADLMALEELMQPVALGYELFEGRPRLAAWRGRVEAFLGAELCQEAHSIILSILEQAAKKTLPTPSPEAYQAMLLRIARIP
- the GSTT2B gene encoding glutathione S-transferase theta-2B isoform X1, whose protein sequence is MGLELFLDLVSQPSRAVYIFAKKNGIPLELRTVDLIKGQHKSKEFLQINSLGKLPTLKDGDFILTESSAILIYLSCKYQTPDHWYPSDLQARARVHEYLGWHADCIRGTFGIPLWVQVLGPLIGVQVPKEKVERNRTAIDQALQWLEDKFLGDMPFLAGQQPVALGYELFEGRPRLAAWRGRVEAFLGAELCQEAHSIILSILEQAAKKTLPTPSPEAYQAMLLRIARIP